The Pyrus communis chromosome 2, drPyrComm1.1, whole genome shotgun sequence genome includes a window with the following:
- the LOC137724860 gene encoding uncharacterized protein — MASASSLNSKSNYHIRSISLPSKPHPLFQQCEDHLLRIAASDVSSSFSSSSISHRLSSLLDLHNCVNELFQLPLTQEAFVRERNEKWVDELLDGSLRLLDVCTAAKDALIHTKECVREIQSIMRRRRGGISGFTNEVRKYSASRKVVKKAICKALGTLRSSQKKGTFSSTNKDNVAVALISALREVEAVTLTVFESLLSFISGAKSQSKMSGWSFVSKLMLTKKVACDEEDQADLNEFADVDAALNSLLCQEAGKSDNAVDSENVQRELQQLELCSQDLEDGLEGLFRRLIKNRVSLLNTLSN; from the coding sequence atggcttcAGCCTCATCTTTAAACTCTAAATCCAACTACCATATTCGTTCGATCAGCTTGCCTTCGAAACCACACCCGCTATTTCAACAATGTGAAGATCATTTGTTGAGAATAGCAGCTTCTGATGTCTCCTCTTCGTTTTCATCATCATCGATAAGCCACAGATTGAGTAGCCTTTTGGATTTGCACAACTGTGTGAATGAGTTGTTTCAGTTGCCCCTCACCCAAGAAGCTTTTGTCCGGGAGCGAAATGAGAAATGGGTGGATGAGCTTTTGGATGGTTCTCTTAGGCTCTTGGATGTGTGTACAGCAGCCAAAGATGCCTTGATACACACAAAGGAATGCGTACGTGAAATTCAATCGATCATGCGCAGAAGAAGGGGAGGCATAAGCGGGTTCACTAACGAGGTTAGGAAATACTCAGCCTCAAGGAAGGTGGTCAAGAAGGCTATCTGCAAGGCCCTGGGGACTTTGAGGAGTTCTCAGAAGAAAGGCACCTTCTCTTCCACGAACAAAGACAATGTAGCCGTGGCTTTAATTAGCGCGTTGAGAGAGGTTGAAGCAGTCACTCTCACAGTGTTTGAGTCCCTTTTGTCCTTCATCTCCGGAGCAAAGTCACAATCAAAGATGAGTGGCTGGTCTTTCGTTTCAAAGCTTATGCTTACCAAAAAGGTTGCTTGTGATGAAGAAGATCAAGCCGATTTAAATGAGTTTGCTGATGTAGATGCTGCACTGAACTCCCTTTTATGTCAAGAGGCAGGCAAATCTGACAACGCGGTCGACAGTGAGAATGTGCAAAGAGAGCTGCAACAATTGGAACTGTGCAGTCAGGATCTTGAAGACGGACTCGAAGGTCTGTTCAGGCGATTAATCAAGAATAGAGTTTCCCTTCTTAATACTCTCAGCAACTAA